A portion of the Methanoculleus sp. SDB genome contains these proteins:
- a CDS encoding ArsR family transcriptional regulator produces the protein MRVITIFYSYSGITRGIAEKIQEACGGDLVEVKAVTPYSTITAYSLGCYRAMKGECDEIEPASIDVSASDSIVIGTPVWAFRATPAINGAVEALTGCEGKTAVLFATCGGMAKDTLPFLAEALAAKDVRIAGEYVFDKNDVGDSDTIDALIAAVKFAGGSD, from the coding sequence ATGCGTGTAATAACGATATTCTATTCATATTCCGGGATCACCCGGGGCATTGCAGAGAAAATACAGGAGGCCTGCGGGGGTGACCTTGTCGAGGTGAAAGCCGTTACGCCCTATTCCACGATCACCGCGTACTCTCTGGGGTGCTACCGGGCAATGAAGGGGGAGTGCGACGAAATAGAGCCGGCTTCCATCGACGTTTCCGCATCCGATAGTATCGTGATCGGAACTCCCGTCTGGGCGTTTCGGGCGACTCCCGCGATCAACGGTGCGGTCGAGGCGCTCACCGGATGCGAAGGGAAAACCGCCGTCCTGTTTGCCACCTGCGGCGGGATGGCAAAGGATACGCTCCCATTCCTTGCAGAAGCGCTGGCGGCAAAGGATGTCCGGATCGCAGGAGAGTATGTGTTCGACAAAAATGACGTGGGGGACAGCGATACAATCGACGCCCTGATAGCTGCGGTCAAATTCGCCGGAGGTTCTGACTGA
- a CDS encoding glycine/betaine ABC transporter: protein MLGKRLNVFFIIGIILCAGILAAGCTGQDGNLQATDGGTTDTGVKEKVVLIAIPYDTETSSGNVLKLVFDQAGYDLEIKAVDVGLAWQGLAEGSGDFFVGAWLPTCHGQYLESVGDDIEFVRINMQGTRCGLAVPSYVTIDSIEELNSVKDKFDGTIIGIEPGAGIMRGTDKAIEDYGLEYTLQAGSEAGMVASLKSAIKDGDWIVVTGWSPHWKFVKWDLKYLDDPQNIYGGEEYIATYTRMGLADEMPEVYAILERFHWEAADMESIMLDMNEGMTEEDAALKWVNAHPEQVAEWLGKA, encoded by the coding sequence GTGTTAGGTAAAAGATTGAATGTGTTTTTCATTATTGGAATTATTCTGTGCGCAGGAATTCTGGCTGCGGGATGCACGGGCCAGGATGGGAACCTGCAGGCAACGGATGGGGGGACAACGGACACCGGAGTGAAGGAAAAAGTAGTCCTCATCGCCATCCCCTACGATACCGAAACCTCCAGCGGAAATGTTCTCAAGCTGGTATTTGACCAGGCAGGATATGATCTTGAGATAAAGGCCGTCGATGTGGGTCTTGCATGGCAGGGCCTTGCCGAAGGCTCCGGTGACTTCTTCGTGGGTGCATGGCTCCCGACCTGTCACGGGCAGTATCTGGAGAGTGTGGGGGACGACATTGAGTTTGTCCGGATCAACATGCAGGGTACCCGGTGCGGCCTCGCGGTCCCGTCATACGTCACCATCGACTCGATTGAGGAACTGAACTCCGTAAAGGACAAATTTGACGGAACGATCATCGGCATTGAGCCCGGCGCCGGCATCATGCGGGGAACCGACAAGGCAATCGAGGACTATGGCCTTGAATATACGCTCCAGGCCGGCAGTGAAGCCGGCATGGTGGCATCATTGAAATCGGCGATAAAAGACGGGGACTGGATCGTTGTCACCGGTTGGTCGCCACACTGGAAGTTTGTCAAGTGGGATCTCAAGTATCTCGACGACCCCCAAAACATCTACGGCGGTGAGGAGTATATCGCCACCTACACCCGGATGGGTCTGGCGGATGAGATGCCGGAGGTCTATGCCATCCTCGAGCGGTTCCACTGGGAGGCTGCTGATATGGAATCCATCATGCTCGACATGAATGAGGGGATGACAGAGGAGGATGCCGCCTTGAAATGGGTGAATGCTCATCCCGAACAGGTCGCCGAGTGGCTCGGAAAGGCCTGA